Within the Borreliella valaisiana VS116 genome, the region ATCATAAAATTTATGCCATCAATGCCATTGACATTTGCTATTTCATGAGGATCGCTTATTGTTGCTACAGTACCGTGTTGAACTATCAAATGAGCAAAGTTTGATGGAATAAGAAAAGAACTCTCTATATGTATATGTGCATCGATAAACCCTTGTAGCACATACTCATCCGATATTGCATCAATTTTTTTGATACTAACAGTATGACCATTTTCAATGGTCATACCATACTAGTTGGATAAATTTCTTTATTAAAGATATCGATATAATTAGCTTCAATTTTAAATAAATTCATTATTTATACCCTTCTAAAAACTTTTTATTCATAATATATTCCCATATACTTAAAATTTATATTATACAAAATATAGTGCAAAGTGTCTTTAAATTTAATTAAAATTAGATTTAAAGACACAAAAATCATCGATACTAATCATAATGATTTTTTATTGCTTTTAATACTATTTCTAAATAAAAGATTATAAAATAGCTTCTTGCTTTATTTCATGATAGCTATTTTATTTGCGACTACTCAATTATTGAAATATCATTAATAATATTTATCTAATTCTTAGTGCAAACATATAAAAAAACAAAAATTGTACAATTAGTGTATTTTTTATATATTTATATTGATTTAATTAATTTTTCTATTATTTTTGCTGAGTTGGAAGAAGCTTTTTTTAAAAACTTTTTATAATCATCATGATTATTTTCATTATTGACTATATCAGATATTCCTCGAATGATTATAAAAGGAATTTTAAAATTGTATGCTACTTGAGCCATTGCAGCACCCTCCATGTCTATTGCAATTGCGTTTTCAAATTCTTCTGGAATTTCTTGAAAATTTTGATGGTCAATGAATTGATCTCCAGTAATTATTAAACCCATATAAGGTGTTATTTTGTTTATTTTTATCTTAGAAGCTTTCCTTATAAGAGCGGTATTTGCTTTAAATTTTTTGGGGTGTTCTGGGACATGTCCAATGTCATAGCCAAATCTATGTAGATTAAAATCGTAACTTGTTGTTTCTGTAGATATTATGACGTCTCCTACTTTTATGAATTTATTTTTATTGCTATAAATGCCACTAGCAACCCCAGCATTAATTATATGACTAATTTTATATTTTGATATAATATAGCTTGTCCAAAAAGCTGTGTTTATTTTTCCAACTCCTGTAGCTATAGTAATTATATTATGATCAAGCACTTTACCAATGGTAATAGTTTTTTTTCTTCTATGTTCTTTTATTGAAATAGATTTTTTATTTTGAATAATCTTATTTATTTCTTCTATTTCTGCTTTTGTAGCTGATATTATTAAAATATTGTTTTGAAAATTTTCATTTGCTTCATTTGTTTTTGTTTCATTTCCCCAACTATTTAAAACAATAGATAAAAAAAATATTAATGTGTTTGCTATATTTTTGATCTTCATAAAGGCTCCATATATGTTTTTTATTAATTTATAAATTAATATTTTCATATTCTTATTAATTTAAATAGTATTGCAATATTTGAGAGTAAAATTTAAAGTTTAATTACTTTTTGTAGTATATTTGCTTACTGCAGATAAGGATTATTTAAATAGTCAAAACTTATGCATATCATTAAGAATATATCAATAAGCAAGCACAAGAAATGCAAGAAAGATTTAAGAAATATAAAATTTTTAAATAAAATGCTTATAAGCTTTCGCGAACTTTGAAAGAGTCTACTTTTTATGCTGAGGAATTAAACGCAAAATTATCTATGATTGATAACAAAGAAGAAAGTGAATTTATTTTGAAAGTAGATGATATAAAAGATATAATAAGATTAATAGCTTGCATAAAAATGACTCAGCTTGCATAAAAATGACTCAGTATAAAGTATTATTGAATTTACCCTAAAAGATAAAAAATGTGTGTTTTTTTACTTTTAAGCAGTTGTAGTTCCGATCATGATACTGAAACAGCAATAAAAAAACATATTGATAAAACAAAAAATACACGTATTGATAAAACAAAAAAAACATATATTGATGAAATAAAAAATTTAATAGAGGTAACTAAAGAAACCATAGACGAAAACAAAATGCTATCAATTGAGCTGGAAAGGTCAAGACACTGTAGATAGTGAAAGTGATGAGCAAGTTTTCAATATAGGAATAAGGGCTTTTAATTTTATAAATAC harbors:
- a CDS encoding 5'-methylthioadenosine/adenosylhomocysteine nucleosidase yields the protein MKIKNIANTLIFFLSIVLNSWGNETKTNEANENFQNNILIISATKAEIEEINKIIQNKKSISIKEHRRKKTITIGKVLDHNIITIATGVGKINTAFWTSYIISKYKISHIINAGVASGIYSNKNKFIKVGDVIISTETTSYDFNLHRFGYDIGHVPEHPKKFKANTALIRKASKIKINKITPYMGLIITGDQFIDHQNFQEIPEEFENAIAIDMEGAAMAQVAYNFKIPFIIIRGISDIVNNENNHDDYKKFLKKASSNSAKIIEKLIKSI